cttttgaaataaatggtaatttaattcGGTATCAGAAAACTAAGAAGAAAAGGATAGCGTTATAATGCATGCATGACATATCATTCACATTAAAGTCAGaacattgttttgttttacctTGGATAAGTTGCTTTGCAATCTAGTGAAATCTGCACCGAATTCCTTTAAGAGTGTCCTTAAGCAAATATACATCCTCCTCCTGGTgtattattgaaaaattatgCCAGCCAAGAATATCATAGCATGGGGAATTCAGGTAGCTTGACAGCCTTGCCATGATAACTGCAGAAACACACATAAAAATACTTAGAAAAGCAATTAGATGAGAAGCATCGTGATAAAATTCAACAGTTCAGCAAAAAGATCTAGCAAGAAAAAGAGATGagcttcaaaacaaaaaatctaaaaattttaCAAGCACTACTGAAATGAAAGTACCATAGTGTCAAAATTCTCTTCTTTctgttttgaaaatagaaaacagaaaacagaaaacccCTGTTTGGAAAAATTAGAAAACCCCCTTGTGTGACATTAACATGTTGCATGAAACCAGTTTAATTGATTTCTAGAGAGAAAAAGTACTGGTCCACTCTCATGAATAATAATAAGTCCAATTTGTTAGAAACGTTCTTGTAGATCAACAGATGCACGTGTGTAACatgtataataataatgtagAAATTTGCACTAAAAAGAATATAAGACTAATTTATATGAAACCATTGCATAAAAGAACCCCATGCATGGGAAGACGATATTATTACCAGGAACACATCCATAACGGATCGAGTCTGCTATAAGGGCAGTATTGTCTGGGAATCCACGAGGGCATATGCAGAACTTTGTCCCATAAACTTTGTTATGATATAGTAGATATCCTTCAGCAGTATCTATTAGGTTGTTCGGGATGTCAAGTTCAGAGTCATTCTCCCACAGACGTTCCAGAATGGCTCTTATTCCAGAATTGGGAATGCCTGCCCAGAGCCCACGCGTTGTCCTGCAACAAACACCTACTTAATTCTTCTATCTATACATTCAAAGAGACAGCAAAGTTTCCAATGACATGATATGAAATACATTCTTTGTTTGGAAAACTATGTTAAAGTACAAAGATATGTACAAAATAAGACTATGCTGGATGATCTCTGCAATGACAGCTAAAGATGCAAGTAAAATTGTGCAAGAAGTCTTATAAAAAAGTTGGCCACGAAATTCACAAAATGGTTTGTCCCTTTGGATGAAATTGGAGATACCTCCGCACCTGTTGAGAACAAAGATGGAGTCTACTCTTGACAGGGAAGTTATCTCATGCAAtgccaataaaatatttaacaattttCAACAATCCATGAAAGTATTGACGAACATAATAGAAATAAGAGATCAAAGGTCGACTAATAGCTTAATATAGAAGAAGACCGATCCTCGGCACCAGATGAAGTTACCTATTAACAGTGGCAGGAGATAATGACTGATTTACTTGAGGGAGGGCAATATCCTTGTATGAATTATAACGAGTATCATAGCTAGCTGGACACACGAGTCGAATTGGATTCTTCTTAAGAAATGGAACTCTTTCAGCAACCTCCACACCAATGTCATGACATGTCACAAAAAAGTGATCAGAACCTTGAGTTTGGTTCCAATAGGGGTACTTTGAGATCAGGCTCTGGACATAATTCTCAACTATAATGATCATATTCTCATAAGGTGTTCCCTGCATTCCACAAAATATGACAAATGAGTCTTCAAAGCATGCCTGTTAGAATATTTCCTTCTAGGTTTATCATTGATTCTCTTCCTTATTTAGTCTAGGTTGCCACATTTtccctataaataaagacaCCTTTAGTATTATGTATCAtacaatcaatatatatattcaagatgCAGCCCTAATGGTTTTTATcggtcttcttctttctctgcttctactttcttttctttctccttcatatatcttattatatatttctacAATGCCCATCCTCCTTCTTCCCCAgtagaaaatgaaaatggaagCTTAATTACCAGCAGATAAGCATTCTATCATTCGTTCATACTACCGATTTCATCCCACACAAATATTAGCTCCATAACTGCTAGGAAATTTGATTACCAACTAAGTTCATATCATTACAACCCAGCAAGTATTCCTAACTCATCATTTGATTCCCTTTTCTTTGGTCCTCCTAAGCATTAAAAAGATTAGCTTAATCACAGACTGTTGACCATTGCAGACAACGCAAAAACACTGAATATCTCAAAGCTAGCATCAATCTTTTCTCTTAATCTCTCTTGGTTGTCAGACCACAATGTCCTGCTCCAATTTAAATGTACTGTGATTTTGTGTACCAGTAGATTGAAATTACATCAGGAATCAATTGAATAGTATGTATATTCAGAAATGCAAGAACAAATTAAGTGATGCCAATCTTTGGAGCAACACAACctagaaattatatatatatatacacatcgaaacatacatacatacataaacAGAGAATTAACAATCAGtactatatatgaaattaatgaaatagTACGTACCTGGCTACGCATTTTATGCCAAGAAATGGGAATAAAGAAGAGGTGAGCCTGAAGAGGATCATTGGTGAGGAAGCGACTCTCCTTGATATTCTCGAAGAAGTAGGCCTCGCTCCCGTACATCCCCATAAGCTTCCTCGGCGACTGGAAGTACGCGCCGGGGTCTCTGTCTCGGTAGATGTAGACCTTCAAGTCCCTCTCCATTCGCTCGTAGTCCCTCGCGAAACTCTCCGGAAACTGAAACAGCTCGGAGACGATACCTCCAGAGTACTCTTGACGCCAATAGACCTTCAAGAATGTAGTAATGGATTAGCGAAAatgagtgtatatatatatatatgtaaatatatgcGTGTATTTATTGATGTACCTGTTTATAGCGGCTAATGCCGTTGTGGAAGTCGCGAGCGATGAAGTTGACGACGCAgcctgctaggatgatgataccgATGACGATACAGTCTACGAGACTCCAGCGTGCTCTGTGTGGAGGCTCTGGAGGTTTGATTGGCTCCTGTGGAGTAGAATTATTGGCACGGTCCGCACGGATACGGTTTTTCTTGGACATGGTTGGTTTTTTCTTGGATGGATTTTCTCGGGAAAGTGACAGAGGACCTGGATCTTTGAGCGGGAAAAGAGAGTATTCGGTTCTTCTGTTGGTTAGGTTCGTTACAAGAATTGGAAATGGGAGCGGGaaattaaatcaatcaatgCATGGTCTAGTGGAATCTGGACCGTCGGATGAAGGCCTTTAGGATTCCGCACCTACTATTAGCTGGCAAACTTCATAATCTTTTTGAAGAGTTGTGAGCCATTTGATTAAGCTAAACATTATAATCCAAAGTACCAGATGTTGTAGAATTAAGCTGTTATGATTTAAAAGATAATCAACTTCCCACTTTTTTTTATGTAGATTAGAGTATTATGTAATACAAATCGGATAATATTGAATTTCTTATCACTACAAGAGATTTGGACTTTTAGCGACGACCTTTAATTGTTAATAAGTCGTCGCAGTCCATAgagataaataaagttggaacCGAATGACTTATAAAAAGTTCATTCACAAAGTTTGATTGCCCGTAAAATACTCATTTAAAAAgcattataaattataacacCTGGAATGGATGACTCATTATGTAATGATTGCCCGTAAAGTACTCATTTAGGGAGTATTATAACGATTCATGTGTAGTATTTTTTATGTGAGAGCATTCCGTAAATAgattagaataaataaatttatggtCAATATTGAAGTTAAAGAAATTCATGTGTAAGAACTCATTGCATATGTATATACTATTGTTTTTTGTTGCAGCATGTTCATGAATCAGTGGTGGTGAGAATGCATTTAACACTTATACTGAAACCAGATATGTTGATTCATGATCAACAGTAGGGGCAACAATTTATATTCGTGTATCAGATCATATTAATGAAtaagtataaaactatataaatcaattttaattcaaaacatttaattaaacaagtcaaacTCTTCAACCTTAACCCactaatttcatattaaattcaTGTCGAGTTCACGGATCGTGTCAAAGATTGTCAGCCCCAATGTTGCGTGTCAAATTTTAGTCGTGTTGAAGCataaatataaaactatataggttaatcataattcgacccatttaattaaacgggtcaaattcATCAACCCTAACCTGCTAACTTCATGTTGAGTTTGCGTCAAATTTACGGAtcgtaaaaaattgtcaaccctaatgATTAGAATGGCAAGTTGTAGCCTGTAGAATCCCATTTCACGAATCATGGCCCAGTTTTGGTAGTGGGTGGTTTGCTTTCTGGAAGAATTACATTCAAATAGGAGACCAGTGTGCTTTTGAGTTCATCCCCGGAAAAGGAAACataagccaaaaaagaaaatgttaaaggtaccaaatcttttactaagaAATAAGTACCAAGAAGATGTGAAATTTATTCATTGgtacccataatttttttttattattaattgttttgatcatctccaatgaataaagCTCATATCTTCTTGGTACTCATCTctttgtaaaaaatttggtaTCCCTAGTGTTTCTTCGCAAAGAAATGAACGTGCAAATTCTACTTGGAAATACATGAATATTGCAAAGCCCTCATTGCTTTGAACCTGAAATTGGTTGGATTTTCTTCTccttatgctccatttgtttcggtgtaaaatggtttccatcataaaatagtttcagaaaagttatttttcaaaaaaatattttccgtcgaaatcattttttggtgtttagcgcgtacggaaaattacaaatattttttatattttaatttaatcatattaatttaaaaaaattaaattttattcacaaaataaaaaatattaatataaaaatatttttttatatttggcatatacaaattcAGGCAAAGTTGCCGGAATTCGGCACAAAAcagccggatcccggccagttgaCCGAAAGCCGACCGTCCTGGCCAGTTTCCGGCCAGCTGGCCTAAGATTCGGCCAGATGCCAGGGGTCCGGCCGTTCTGGTCGGATCTGGCCTCTCCGGCCAGTATCCCGGCCAGACGACCAGAGATCCGGCCGAATCCGTccaggattccggccagatggccggatcctggctgggatccggccagtctggccggaatctggcatgGTATCCTCAGAATCCGACGACATCTGCTGGACGTCGTGGGATTCCGGCTTAATTTGTCGAATTCCAGCACCGACCAGAGTCGGAATGACTTGtcgaaattcggcaatagtcaACTGTTTGATCGTAAAAGTCGACTGCattgtttaaaagagagtcgactgcatctactatctacgaaaaatgatttacacttttaaaaagcgtaaatcatttttcgaaatttattaagaatttttggtcaaacaaaaatcatttttcaattgaccattattttcgcctctaccaaataccaaaaaataccgAAACTattttctagaaatcattttacgccgaaacaaacggagaaTTAGATATCAATCGTAGTTCTTCTGGTGGCTATATACATTCAACCAATAACCGTCATATTATTTTGCCTTCATTAATTGGTCATCTCACAAAATGAAGAATGTTACTAGTAATTCCAAGTGCTTACTTCCTATCACTTAGAAGTACATGCAACATTTCTCTTTACAAATTTGATAACATTAATCCGAGTAAATGTTATCGCAATTGGCTGAAGTGCAGCATAGTACTTTAAAGATGATACAAttggctgaaaaaaaaaaatcatcaaaattcaACAAATCTCAAACCAGAAAacttgcaaaaaagaaaaatatgtatatatgtgaaCTGAAGCTGCTGCTTCTGACAAAAGAAGGGAATTATCTACACCCTGTTATTCTTCTTTGGACCCTCGTAAACAATGCAATTATCTCCTATACTATATTAGAGgaacaaaagagaaacatatAAAGATGAAAGCAATACCAATATCTGGCTTCCACAATATAGTTAGAAGAAAATGCCAACTTCCCGATGAGCCAGCCCTGGCAGGTCGAATTCCAACCATCTCCAAAGTTGGACAAGGCAATCAAATGAATATAACGCCTTAATAGTGTTAAAAAAATACTCGGACTGGTACGCACATCCAAATGTCTTACTAATCAACTGTCGGATAGAGACCTGGCGTGTAAACGCGTCCGATTCCATTAGAATCTGTATTAGAATAAAGCGGTGGCTGAAGCTCCCCTGAGTGCGAGGACTTTCGGGACTTTGGATTTTTAGGAGAAGCTGTGTAGGAATCTGTGGAACTACTCGTAGAATACATTGATGATGTTGGCAGTCCGTGGATTTTTGGCAACCCTGTCGGATCACCACCCAAACTGTAACCCTTCTCAACTGTTTCAGCTTCCAATGGCAACTCATCCAATGTCTACACAAAAAAGAACAAGTCTCACTGAATTTGACCATAATTTCCCAACAAATTTAAcaagcttattattattattattattttataagtaaatttagtcttattgaaaacgtaagacgcccctaactacactggaagtatacaaaaggaaacacctaactaagAATAGAAAAATGAACAACGAAAATTTAGCAAGCTTATTGAACTTAAGACAAAAATATGGAATATTATAGCATATTTACAACTAGGCGAcattaacaagaaaaattgtCTTCATAAAGCTTGGGCAAATTAATTATACGCATTCACGAAAAGGACAGTGGGGAAGAAAAAGTAACCCACTATGCACATAATATACACATTAGGCTTTCACGAGAAAATACCTTCCACTACCCACCAAACTTGCAATAAAAAACCAAATGCagttgagaaaataaaattgaatttgaaGACCCCATAAATTCACTCAAACCTCTGCTGCTGGTTACCAAATCAGGAAAACTTACTCGGAAAGCCTGTTGAAGAACTCGGAGTGTTTCTCGAGTGCGCTTTCTCTTCATTGCTACCTCATCCGGCTCCTGTAACATCTCTTCAAACAGGTTCTCTCTGATTCGTATCATAAGATAAATGGAACAACTGATGGTCAGCACAGATGAAAACAAGAATACAGCCCAAAGTTCAAATGATCATATCTCTGCTATGCCTTACCTGTAAAGCTTTTTGATGAAAACATTGTGCATCTCACGCTTCGTATGGTTTACCTGGATATAAAGCAATAATACTTGAGGAACTAGCAGAATTAAAAGAATGCCTGGTAACAGAATATTTTACCACATGGATAATGACATAGTACCATGTCATATACAATTTTTATGGATTGTCAACAATGAACTCACTTACATTATGCTTTCATCATATTAAAGTTAAGAAAAGAGAGTGTGGAGTAGGCAGAGAAAGATGAtaaacatttatttttcatgtgcCTGTAAGCATGAAAAGATTTGTATATAAGCCACGAAAGGTCAATGCTAACACAACACCACATCCCAACAAATGGACTAATGGACTTTTTTTTATGCGTAAATCAATCTCATTATAAAGCACAAAGGGGCACAACAAAACGTTCTTTAGCTCTACCACCAAGTCTCAAAATCTCacccaaatgctccacattaagcacaaaggtGCCATCCTCCAGACTTCTAAGATGTTAAGGCTTCCCATCCGACCTCTTCAGCTTGCCAACAACTCTATtacccttctaggcataactcaTTCTAcaccaaaaaagacaaaatatcaAAACCCATAGATTTCTTGCcacttcacaatgaagaagaaaatgaactatagactccccactcttgcacatacaacaccaatccaccatTGTGGcattcttctttttcaaattatccaaagttaataTATTCCCTAGTGATGCTGTCCACCCAATGAAAGCTACTATCGAAGGGACCTTAACTCttcaaatactcttccaagtaAAGGGGGACCCAACCAGAATGGACAACACATGATAAAAGGACCTTACTTCAAACTTCCGCTTATTGGAGGAGATCCAACATAATTAATTTATCTTCACCACCTTCTCTCAATCTATTAGAGTACCAAAGATCGAAGAAAGAAGTGACAAGAGTGGGGAGTTTAACCCCCAAATCGCCTGAAAACATGAGGACAAAACTTCGACCAATTAACTAAATGGGAACTTAAACTCATTACCAATTCCACCCCACAAAAAGTCCCTATGAAGTTTTTCAATCCAATTAGCCACACCTACAGGAATTGGGAAAAGGGACAAATAATAAGTAGGCAAATTGGAAAGAGTGCTTTTAATCAAAGTCAACCTACCTCCTTTCGACAAATAAAGCATCTTCCAACCTGCCAATCGACGTTCCATTTTTTCAACAATACCAATCCATATAGATGTATTCTTATACGAAGCACCCAAAGGAAGGCCCAAATACTTTATTGACAAAGATGCCATCCTACAACCAAGAATACTAGCCAAACCTTCTATATCAACCACATCTCCAACGGGGACTAATTCTTATTAAGATAAATTAATCTTCAACcccacttcaaaacataaagaaTAGACAAAGCAGATGACGGAGCTGTTCACAATTTGACTCACAAAAAATCATTGTATCTTCCGCAAATAAACGATGGGATACTAGAAGCTCCTCATTATTCCTTGATCCCACCAAAAAACCTGATAAGAGCCCCCTATCCACTGTGACCATCATCACCCCAACTCAAAGCCTTCATTacaaccacaaacaataaaggaGATAAAGGGTCCCATGTCTCAATCCACGAGAACTACTAAAATAATCCAAAAGGGGAACCATTAATAAGAATGGACATTGGcaaaagaaaatttcttactCTTCCTACCAGCACACCTCACAACAGATATCAAACAGTGAGCACAGCTCATATAGGTCCAGAACGTAATCCATAATTGTTTGATTACAATAAAGGCACGTTCTAcatataaaaacaaagtaaCATATTTCCATGACATGATAGGGAGAAGAGAATGAGAATACCAAGAAGTGCATAATTGCTTTAGGTATAGCGTCCTCAATGTTCTTCCGAACAATGTCATAGTATGATCTCAACAACAATCTTGTGGCTGCAATTTCAATAGCCTCCTCCTCTGATTGATTTTCTGTGGGCCTCAAGACAGTTGGAGGCTTAAAGAAGATCCAGAAAAAtacattagaaaaaaataataaaaataataattaaacataTAAGAGGGAAGAATATTGGAAAAGTCCACAACGGACACTGGACAGATGAAGTATACCTCTCTTAAATGGATCATAGAGATGGCTTGCTCCATGTTATGAATAGGTTCACTATATGATTTGTTTGCCCAACTTTCTTTAGCAGAAATACGGTTATCATTTCCACCAAAAATCGATGAAATTCCCCAAATTGAACTGCTTGTATTTCCTGATCAATTATCAATCCTTTCCAAATATTAGACTATCTTATAATCATAATGATTTTCGTTCTTACAAGATTTATTTTCAGGAACTGCTTTTGCAaccaaggaaaaataaataaatttaagccTTAGGTATGTGATTGCTTTCATGCAATTTGCAGCATTGATTATTAGAGAAACGAATTTAGCATACATATTCCAAAACATATTATTACAGAGGAAAAACAACTAAAGGTAATTATATCAAAGTACCACATTACCAGAGGATGTAACCTTTTCGACATCAGCCACAGGGCGAACACCCTGCCAGTTGTCcaaaagaaatgacaaaaacaaAGGTAATTAGACCAACtaagttttttgataagtaattagACCAACTAAGTATATATTAGCCATCATAAATCTTAACTTGCTTCTCTAAGTCTTAAGATATAATGGAAAGTACAGGCATAAATTCTACATAGTTTGCTTTTTCTGAGGAAGGGGGGAGAGCTGGGCTTATTggccaggaaaaaaaaaaaaagaggtaccAATTATCCAACCTGATCAGGCACAAGTCCATTTGCTGGCCTAGCAAGAATAGCGCGAGATTTCAGACTTCTTTCAGATGTTGGCCCTTTATCAGGCTCTACGCCATCCTTTGAAATCAaacaatgggaaaaaaaaaatcagaagtgAATGATCTTGCAGATTGCAAAACACAAATGACTATTAGCAAAGGGGATGTATACTTTTTGCCTGGAAACAGGAAGAGTGACCTTAGAAGACTTAAGTTGTTGCTTTGCCATCTCTACAGCTTTGCTCCCACCAATAAAGTTTGGGTGTGATGTGTTTATGTAGTCCATCTGCAAATCAAGTTATATTACAAAATCCGTGGCATTCTTAAGTATCACAATCAAGTTTGATGCAACAGGTATGCCTGCCTAACAAGTCCATAGGGTATTGATATACAGTAAAAGATCAAGGCGAAGAAGGGTAAAAGATAGAAAACACAAGGcaatatgaataataatgtcagtGAGAGTAGTAGGCGAAAAAGGGACATCAAATTTTCAACTGCCGGACTCATAAATTTTATAGACCCCCAGTCCATCCAAGACCAGACTTGTTACTTTGTCCAAAAGAAGATTAAGCAATAACTGTTACACTCAAGCTAGCCATACGTAGAGATACATGTTCTACCACTACCAATACATTATGTAGATGGGGTATGTTTGGACATACAAAATAGTCTGACTAAGGAAATTGATTCAATATAACAGATGCAACTGAATTAAATGAATGActaaagataataaaatatacCAACAAACAACACAACCAAACCATATAACAAACAGATTCCAAGTCACCACCATcattaagtaattatatcttTCGCAATAGTCTTTAGATCAAATGATATATCCTCCTCATAAGCAGGGCTGGAGGGCAAGTCATTGGGTTCAGTCCCCTATTGGTGCCACGAGAAATAAAGGCACAAAGCACAAATTAGAACTAAACCAagaatctaaacattggtaAGCATCATAAACATATACATTTGACAGGAAGAAAATTTAGGATGGTGCTTATGAGCACTGGTAGACATTTCCACGTATTGATAACAAGTTTGTGCACTGTTGACTGACACTAGCCAAATCCAAGTCTAGTGTTGAAAACTAGTTGCTCCAGGTTTATAGAGTGGAACAAAGTTTTAATTAGAAGACCCCATAATAAAAGGAAACTACTCTGTACCATTTACTTTATGTATGCATGAGTTCAGATGCATCACATGTAGAGTTTCTTCATGTCAAAATACCTCCATTTCAATAATGTGCCCAATCATTGTTTCTGAGGGTTCAAGGCCATCTCGAAGAAAGTTCCCTGTAACTTCATCCATACGCTTTCTCAAAACAGGAAACCGCTGCAGTTCATTCACTAGACAACGGTGGCTAATCTGATGAGAGAACTATGTTATTCCGAGATCAAGATTTACAGAGTGATGATTTGAGACACCACAAGATGTAGGACATAAGTAACCCCCTACCTTCATTAACTCATCATATATGAACCTGGCACACTGAAGGCTTGGATCCAATAAGCGTGCTATTTGCCTTCGAACAAGAACCTCAAATGGCACCTAATACacagaaattaaattaaaatatgtttttaacaTTGGAAGGAGGTGTGAGGAGGATACAGACAACCAACACTACGGATTCCATCAGTAAAAGAAAATGTCAATcacagaaattttttttaaaaaaaaaaaaaaaaacgcagaaAGACTTACTTCCGGAACAAATAATGCAGATCTAGTGCCAGTTGCATTCTGAATGGCAGTTCGAATGTCATCATCAGTTAGGTCCTCACACGGATCCACCTCCTGCAAGACAGATCAAATTGCAAGAGACACTCAGTCAATATCAGACTGCAAGCCGGCACTACATTCCAGCTACCAAAATAGAATTCAACTCAGCACATATGGGATTAAGCTACCTCACTCGTGGACCATAATTTTATTCAACAAGATGGTCAGAGGCCCATTAAGACTGCAACTCAAATCTAGTGGTTACCTCAAACTCCaattatttaaagaaatgaGAATGCCTTGTCAGGTTAATAACagtaaaaataacaataataataataataatagcaaaagcaaaagcaatttTAACAGTAAGAATATTAAAGTGGCAGAGTTCTAAACTGGATTGTAGGATGTAGGAGAGGGGAAGTTCCTTGCAGCGAGCATACCGAAGGCCAATTTTTCAGCTATGGTATACCATTTATTATGGAAGCCAAATTTTTGAGGTTTCAGATATGACTACAGAATCAGGAGAGATTCAACTTGTAGAAAGAGTGGACCAAAGGAGATTTGCAAATTTTTGGATTAGTCAGAGGTCAGCTGCACTAACAAATATTTGCAATTAGAGGGGCATACACTGTCAGGACTTCGTAACAGTGATAGTTGCCAGTTAATTGGTTTTGAGTATACGTTGGGCAGAAATTGAGGTAATAGTTGTTGTTGGTTAAGTCTATGCTTGTACTGTATCTCCTTTAGGTGAACAGACTCATGTAAAAAGAACCTACAACCATTAGAAATTTCATACacttacaaataaaataaagttccAACTTTCACAACTCTTTATACTAATTTTTCATATAGAACAGTGGTATATTGGTGGAACAAATTAACCTTTGATCTTCAAGGTTAATTTGTGCCACCATAAAAAGGTCAGAGGGAAAGTGCCTGCAGATACCAAAACACACACCTCTAAACTCTTCACAAAGATTTGTTGAAATATATAGTGAATCCTAGCTCCACCAGACAGCTCAGCTGTTgacatttcttcatttttcccctccaccattgaagaaaatgCTGTGTACAAGAAGGAATTAATGATACCAACAATGAACTAAGCACGGAAATAATCGTAATATTTATGATGACAGAAATGGTTCAGAATATTGGTTAGAGAACTCAAGGTAAATAGAGAACtaacaacaataaaaattagGCAAAATCATACTCACCTTCTGAATACTTTGAAAGAATGTTAAGAAGAAGAGCTCCCTGACCAGCCTATTGGATTCAAGAAGTGAGTTAATACATGGGAGGTAATccaatcacaaaaaaaaaaaaaaaaaaaaaaaaaaggatgccAGAAGAGCAAAGACAGAGAATCTGTATCAGGATACCAATGTAACCAGAAAGAAGCTGCCAACCTAGTGAAAAATAGAGGTCAGATTATGAAATCAAGCAATGACATCTAAAATGGGTAAATCAATTCACAATCAGAACTGCTCATATAGAGGAAACTAGATCACAGGAGGGGCAAGATGCAAGAAGAGCTCCCTGACCAGCTTATCACACACAAAGTGGGATAATGTACAATCACTCAATCAGTAcaaacatttaaaacaaaaatccagAAGAGTGGACAGTTTGAAATAAGTATAATAAAATCATTAGCAAATTTACAATAACAAAATCAGTTTGCACTCAACAATACTTGCTATAGGGGACACTGGATCACAATAGGGTAAATG
The sequence above is drawn from the Alnus glutinosa chromosome 11, dhAlnGlut1.1, whole genome shotgun sequence genome and encodes:
- the LOC133881184 gene encoding probable glycosyltransferase At5g03795, which produces MSKKNRIRADRANNSTPQEPIKPPEPPHRARWSLVDCIVIGIIILAGCVVNFIARDFHNGISRYKQVYWRQEYSGGIVSELFQFPESFARDYERMERDLKVYIYRDRDPGAYFQSPRKLMGMYGSEAYFFENIKESRFLTNDPLQAHLFFIPISWHKMRSQGTPYENMIIIVENYVQSLISKYPYWNQTQGSDHFFVTCHDIGVEVAERVPFLKKNPIRLVCPASYDTRYNSYKDIALPQVNQSLSPATVNRTTRGLWAGIPNSGIRAILERLWENDSELDIPNNLIDTAEGYLLYHNKVYGTKFCICPRGFPDNTALIADSIRYGCVPVIMARLSSYLNSPCYDILGWHNFSIIHQEEDVYLLKDTLKGIRCRFH
- the LOC133881596 gene encoding dynamin-related protein 3A, which translates into the protein MADDPVSAPSASPSTSSAAAPLGHSVIPIVNKLQDIFAQLGSQSTIELPQVAVVGSQSSGKSSVLEALVGRDFLPRGSEICTRRPLVLQLLQTKRKPDGTDEEYGEFLHLTGKRFFDFSDIRREIQAETEREAGGNKGVSDKQIRLKIFSPNVLDITLVDLPGITKVPVGDQPSDIEARIRTMIMSYIRTPSCLILAVTPANSDLANSDALQIAGNADPDGHRTIGVITKLDIMDRGTDARNLLLGKVIPLRLGYVGVVNRSQEDIMLNRSIKDALVAEEKFFRSRPVYNGLADRCGVPQLAKKLNQILVLHIKAVLPGLKSRISSTLVSVAKEHASYGEITESKAGQGALLLNILSKYSEAFSSMVEGKNEEMSTAELSGGARIHYIFQQIFVKSLEEVDPCEDLTDDDIRTAIQNATGTRSALFVPEVPFEVLVRRQIARLLDPSLQCARFIYDELMKISHRCLVNELQRFPVLRKRMDEVTGNFLRDGLEPSETMIGHIIEMEMDYINTSHPNFIGGSKAVEMAKQQLKSSKVTLPVSRQKDGVEPDKGPTSERSLKSRAILARPANGLVPDQGVRPVADVEKVTSSGNTSSSIWGISSIFGGNDNRISAKESWANKSYSEPIHNMEQAISMIHLREPPTVLRPTENQSEEEAIEIAATRLLLRSYYDIVRKNIEDAIPKAIMHFLVNHTKREMHNVFIKKLYRENLFEEMLQEPDEVAMKRKRTRETLRVLQQAFRTLDELPLEAETVEKGYSLGGDPTGLPKIHGLPTSSMYSTSSSTDSYTASPKNPKSRKSSHSGELQPPLYSNTDSNGIGRVYTPGLYPTVD